The Gammaproteobacteria bacterium genome includes the window CTGCGGGCACATCGGCCGCAGCCGCCGCGGCCGGGGACGCCGATGGTGCCGCCCGCGGCGGGCCAGCCGGACGTGTTGCCGGTTGCGCTGCCGGCACGGGGCTGTGTGCCGGCACGTCGCCCGTATCGGGCCGGAAGGCCAGCATGCGCAACAGCACCATCTCCAGGCCGCCGCGCGGGTCCGGCGACAGTGGCAGGTCGCGGCGGCCGATCAAGGCAATCTGGTAGGCGAGCTGCACGTCCTCCGGACTCAGCGTGGTGGCGAGTTCCATGACCACCTCGCGGTCGCCGTAGCTGTCGTCGACGGCCTCAGGCACGGTCTGGGCGACGGCGATGCGTTGCAGTACCGACAGCAGCTCGGCCAGGGCGCTGTCGAAATCCGCCGCCTGCTCGGCGAGCTGCGCGACCTGGGCCAGCAGCGCCGCACCGTCCCGGCGCGCCAGGGCGCGCACGATGGCGTAGACCTGACCACGTTCGATGGTGCCGAGCATGGTCCGCACCTCGGCCTCCTGCACCGCACCACCGCCGAAGGCAATGGCCTGATCCAACAGGCTCAGTGCATCACGCATGCTGCCGTCGGCCGCGCGCGCGATCTCGGCCAGGGCCGCGGGGTCGGATTCGATCTGTTCATCGCCCAGCACCTTGGCGAGGTAGTCGCCGATCAGGTGCTGCGGCAGCCGCTTGAGATTGAACTGCAGACAGCGCGACAGGATGGTCACCGGCAGCTTCTGCGGATCGGTAGTCGCCAGCAGGAACTTCACGTGTGGCGGTGGCTCCTCCAGCGTCTTCAGGAGGGCGTTGAAGCTGTGGTTGGAGAACATGTGCACCTCGTCGATGAGGTACACCTTGTAGCGGCCGCGCGTCGGTGCGTACTGGACGTTCTCCAGCAGTTCACGGGTCTCGTCGACCTTGGTGCGCGAGGCCGCATCGACCTCGATCAGGTCGATGAAGCGACCCGCGTCGATCTCGGTGCAGGCACTGCACACGCCACAGGGTGTGGAGCTGACGCCCTGTTCGCAGTTGAGCGACTTGGCGAGGATGCGCGCAATGGTGGTCTTGCCGACACCGCGCGTGCCAGTGAACAGATAGGCGTGGTGCAGCCGGTCGTTGTCGAGCGCGTTGATCAGGGCGCGCAGCACATGCTCCTGACCCACGAGGGTGTGGAAGCTGCGGGGCCGCCATTTGCGTGCGAGGACCTGATAACTCATAGCTTCGATATCGAATCCGGCGTTACCTGTAGGACCGGGCTCTTGTGCCCTTTAGGGTATGCCCGCGAACCTTCGTGACGGTTCGCGGGCAAGCCCGCTCCTACGGTTGCTCGTTCTGCCACAGGTTCGAAATCAAGAGGCGGCCTGCACCAGCCACACCCCGGCGCCCGCATCACTGCTGCCGCTGCTCCCTTCCGGGCCTGACGGGGTTCACAGATTAGCGTCGCGGGGGGACCGGCACAAGCCGCCAAACCGGACGATGGTCGGAGTGGCGAGGCCGCAACCGCGTGGCCTTGCCGCCTGCTCCGTCCACCAGATGTTCGTTGTCTGCGCCCCGCCGCGGCAATCCCGCCTCGGCCAGGGCGCGCCAGTGTACCACAGGGTTGTCCCAGCGGGTCCGCGCGCCGCACGGCGCTGGAACAAACGGTCGCACGGGCGCTCGCCGTTCCGATCTGAAACGCGCGTGCACCTGCAATCGAAACACGCGAACAACCGCTGCGTCCCGCGGTGTATCAACCCACCGACAAAGTGTGTGAAATGCCACAGAATACCTTCAAGTGATTATGATGATAACGACGTAATTATTTGAATAGATAAAATAATGCATCGTGGCATGCAACCTGCAAAGCGGCTGACCGTTCGAAGAACAAGCCTGTCTCGATCAAAAAAACCTGGGAGTCATCTTACATGTATTTTCCATTCAGCTATCGGCGCGCCCTGCTCAGCACCCTGATCGCCGCCTCTGTCCACGGCGCAGCCGGCGCCGACGATGCACCGCTTCCCACCATCAGCGTCACGGCACCGTCGCTGGTCGAAAGCCCGGCCCCGAGCGCCTCGCTCCTCCAGGCGGAAGAACTGAACCACCTGGTGCCCGCCAGCAGCGACACCGCGAGCCTGCTGAGAAACGTGCCGGGCCTGAATCTCCAGGGCAGCGGCGGGGTTTCCAGTCTGCCGGTCATCCACGGCCTCGCTGACGACCGCCTGCGCATCAAGGTCGACGGCATGGACCTGATCTCCGCCTGCGGCAACCACATGAATCCACCGCTTTCCTACATCGACCCCAGCAACGTCAACGCCGTCACCGTCTTCGCCGGCATCACGCCGGTCAGCGTCGGCGGTGACAGCATCGGTGGCACCATCCTGGTGGACTCTGCCGATCCGGAATTCGCCCAGGCCGGTGCCGGCCTGTTGCACAAGGGCACGATCGGTGCGTTTTACCGCAGCAACGGCAACGCCCACGGCGGCGACCTCGCTGCAACCATCGCCAGCGAAAAGCTGAGCGTGCGCTACACCGCCTCCACCGCCAAGGCCGATAACTACACGGCTGGTGACGATTTCAAGCCGGCAGGACCGGCCGCCGCCGGCCGTGGATGGCTGGACGGCGACGAGGTCGGTTCCAGCATGTACAAGTCGACCAACCAGTCGCTGGCCGTGGCGCTGCGCCAGGCCAATCATCTCGTCGAACTCAAGGTCGGGTTACAGGACATCCCCTACCAGGGCTGGCCGAACCAGCGCATGGACATGACCGGCAACGACAGTACCCAGACCAATCTACGCTATGAGGGGCAATACGACTGGGGCGGGCTGGAGGCGCGCGCCTACCACGAGAACACCCGGCACAAGATGCAGTTCTACGACGACAAACTCTTCTGGTATGGCCCCAACAATGTACCCAATTCCGATGGTGTACCGTGCGTGACCCTCAGTGGCGGTGCGAACGGCTGCGCGGCAGGCATGCCCATGGATACCGAGGGCAAGAACAGCGGTGTACTCGTCAAGGCGGCGATCCCCCTGTCGGCGCGCGACCTGCTGCGGGTGGGCGGCGAGGTGCAGCGCTACCGGCTGAACGACTGGTGGGATGCCTCCGGCAAGGGCATGTGGCCGGAGACTTTCTGGAATATCCGCGACGGTGAACGCGACCGCCTGGCAGTGTTCGGCGAATGGGAGGCACAGTGGAATCCGCAGTGGCTGACGCAAGTCGGTGTACGCCACGAAACCGTGGATATGAACGCTGGCGATGTGCAAGGGTATAGCCCGATGTACAGCCCCACCGATGCGGCTGCCTTCAACGCCGCCGACCGCGACATCACCGACCACAACCTGGATGCGACCGCGCTGGCACGCTTCACACTGGACGCCACGCGCACATTCGAAGTCGGCTACGCCCGCAAGACCCGTTCGCCCAACTTGTATGAGCGCTACACCTGGTCGACGCATGGCATGTCGATGCGCATGATCAACTGGGCCGGCGACGGCAATGGCTACGTGGGTAATCTCGATCTGGACCCGGAGATCGCGCATACCGTGAGCGCAACCTTCGACTGGCACGACGCGGCACGGCAGGATTGGGGACTGCAGGTGACCCCCTATTACACCTATGTCGATGACTATATCGATGCTCAGCGCTGCTCCGGTGCCGCCACCGGTGTCTGCACCGCCGCCAACCTGACGGCGACCGACGCCTTCGTCTACCTCCAGTTCGTGAACCAGTCGGCCAAGCTCTACGGCATCGATGTCTCCGGCCACTTCCCGCTGGCCAAGGGTACCCGCTTCGGCAGCTTCACCGCGAGCGGAGTACTGAACTATGTCCAGGGCGAGAATAAGACCACCGGCGACAACCTCTACAACATCATGCCGCTGAACGCGCGGCTGGCGGTGGTGCAACGCCAAGGCGGCTGGACCAATAGTGCCGAGGTCGAGCTGGTCGAGGCCAAGACCGACGTCTCGGCGACCCGCAACGAGGTCGAGACCAGCGCCTATGGCCTGCTCCACCTGCGCAGCAGCTATGAGTGGAAACAGGTGCGCCTCGACATCGGTGTCGAGAACGTCTTCGACCGCTTCTACAACCACCCGCTGGGCGGCGCCTATCTGGGCCAGGGCAAGACCATGTCCGGAAACGACATACCCTGGGGCGTCACGGTCCCCGGCATGGGCCGCTCGATCTATACCGGTGTGAACTTCAAGTTCTAACCGGATACGACGCGACACCGTTATGCGAAAGGGGCCGCAAGGCCCCTTTCTTTGTGTCTTCAGCGGCACTGCCGCAATCCGTAGGGTGCGTCGGCGCAGCGACGCACCCTACGGACTGAGTAAGAGGCGTACTCAACACAGGGGCGCAGATAAAATTCTGAGAGGATTCACTACTGACAATCTCTGCGTTGAAAATGTATGAATCAGAGACTTCTCAGATTTAGTGCCCTTCGGGTCAGGCTCGTTTGATTCTGGTTTGATTCCGGATCCCGTTTGAAGTGTGGGGCGTAGGTTTTCTGCGCTCTGCTAAGATGGCGCGCACATCCGACCTGGAGACCGCACCGTGCTGCCGACGCCCAAACCCACCGCGCGCCACTTTGCCCGCGGCGACCTCGCCCTGGCCCTGCGTCATGGCTGGACGACCTTCCGTGCGCTGCCCGGTGTCAGCCTGGCCCTCGGCGCTATCGCGGTGGTCGTCGGCGTGGCCGTACTGTTGTGTGTCTACGGTGTCGGCCTGTCGGCCATGGCCCTGCCCTTCGCCGCCGGTTTCATGCTGCTCGGACCGATCCTGCTCGCCGGCTTCTTCCGCCTCGCCGAGGTCCATGCCGACGGCCGCCGACCCGGTCTGCGTGACGCGCTTGCCGGCTTCCGGGGCGCCCCCGCGGGCCTGTGGGTGGTCGCGCTGCTGTGCGCCTTCCTGTTCATGATCTGGATCACCGATGCCGGGATCCTCTACAGCTTCATGATCGGCACGTTCGACACGACGCGCCAGCCGCTGTGGCTGAGTCAGCTGCAGGCGGACCGCGTCGCCTTCACGCTGTGGAGCTCGCTCATGGGCTCGGTGCTGGCGTTCTTCGCCTTCGCCTTGTCTGCGTTCTCCGTGCCGCTGCTGCATCAGCGCCGCACGACGTTGATCCACGCGGTGTATTCGAGCGTGTGCGTGGTACTGCGCAACTTTCCGGCGGCCATCGCCTGGGGGCTGCTGCTGACCGGCGTCATCGTGGTCTCGATCCTGTTGCTGCCGCTGCTGATGGTGACGCTGCCGGTCATGGCCTACGCCAGCTTCGCGCTCTATCAGCGGGTGTTTCCGGGACACGATGCAGGTGCCTGCTGATGCCCGAGGGGGTGGGGGGGGGCGCCCACGTTGGGCGCACTGAAATTAGAAAGGCGGCCCTAAGGCCGCCTTTGGGTCCCTCGCGGGCTGCTCCTGCCCGCTTTTCAACATCCCTGTGAGTTCGACCTTCCCTGGTGCAATCCCTGCTTCCGTCCTAGCCAGTAGTACGTGGCGAATTTTCCCATCAATTCGTGTATTTACAAGCTACCCACGGCGTCAAAAGGGTGTCGCATGCCAGACCCGCAAGCGGGCATGTCCCGGTCTGGCACAGCACGATCACAGTAGATTCATGCAGTTGGAAAGCCCGGCCGGCAGGCCAGCCCGGACCGGGACTGGCGGTGTGTTCGGCTGACCTACGGGGCTTTCAGCCTTTTCGTACAGATGACGCCGAATACCATCCCTAAAGCCGCTGCCGCGGCGGCCGCCCCGGCCGGCGACAGCCCGGTGCGATAGGCCGGTGCCGCAGTTTGCCGCGCACCGGCCCCGCCTATATCCTGCCAGCCATGTCCGATCCCCTGCTCGCCACCGCCCCCGACCGCAATGCCAGCGTGCATGCCTCCGCGGGCACCGGGAAGACCTGGCTGCTGGTGACGCGCATCGTCCGGCTGCTGCTGGCCGGCGCCACGCCCGCAGGCATCCTGGCGGTGACCTTCACCCGCAAGGCCGCCGCGGAGATGCTCGAGCGCCTCAACGAGCGCCTGGCCGGACTGGCCACGGACGACGACACGACCCTCGACCAGACCCTGCGGGCGATGGGTGAAACCCCGTCCGCGGCCCTGCGCGAGCGCGCCCGGCGGCTGTATGAAGCGGTGCTGTTCGACCCACGGCCGGTGCACGCGACCACCTTTCACGCCTTCTGCCAGGAGATCCTGCAGCGCTTCCCGGTCGAGGCGGGGGTACCACCCGGCTTCGAACTCCTCGACAGCGACGCCGAACTCGTCGACGCGGCCTGGGAGGCCCTCTACGCCGAGGCGACGCAGGCACCGGACGGCGACATCGCCGCTGCGCTGGAGCAGCTCTTCGATCATTGCGGCACCTTGTTCACCATCCGCCAGGCACTGAACGATTTTCTGGGCCATCGCATCGACTGGTGGGCCTTCACCCAGTCGGCACGCGAACCGGTCGCCTATGCGGCTGCGATCGCCCGGCGCCTGTACGGGATCGAGACGGACGATGATCCGATCGACACCTTCTTCGCCGCCGACCGGCCGAGCCTGCTCACCGAATTCGCCACCCTGCTGGGTCGCCACGACACCAAGACCCACCGCGAGCAGAGCGCGGCCATCCTGCAGGCACTGGCACTGCGCGAGGTCGGCGCGGAAGACGCGCGTGAGACCGGTTTCGCCCTGATCACCAGCGCGCTGCTGACCAAGGGCGGCGAGCCGCGCAAGCGCAGCAGCAGCAAGGCGCAGGAGAAGGTCCTCGGCGTGGCCGGTTGCGAGCGTCTGCGGGAACTGCATGGGCAGCTGTGCACTGCGTTACTCGAGACCCGTGACCGGCTCGCGCGCCGCGCCAGCCTGGCGCTCAACGAGGCCTGGTATCGCGCCGGGCAGCGGCTGCTCGATCACTACCAGCGCATCAAGCGCGAACGGCGCGTGCTGGATTTCGCCGACCTGGAGTGGCACGCGTACCGCCTGCTGAATACCTCCGGCCAGGCCCATTGGGTGCAGTACAAACTGGATGCCCGCATCGATCACATCCTGATCGATGAGTTTCAGGACACCAACCCGACCCAATGGCGTCTGCTGCTGCCGCTGCTGGAAGAACTCGCCGCCGGCGCCAGCGAGCGCGCGCGCAGTATCTTCCTGGTCGGCGAT containing:
- the dnaX gene encoding DNA polymerase III subunit gamma/tau, coding for MSYQVLARKWRPRSFHTLVGQEHVLRALINALDNDRLHHAYLFTGTRGVGKTTIARILAKSLNCEQGVSSTPCGVCSACTEIDAGRFIDLIEVDAASRTKVDETRELLENVQYAPTRGRYKVYLIDEVHMFSNHSFNALLKTLEEPPPHVKFLLATTDPQKLPVTILSRCLQFNLKRLPQHLIGDYLAKVLGDEQIESDPAALAEIARAADGSMRDALSLLDQAIAFGGGAVQEAEVRTMLGTIERGQVYAIVRALARRDGAALLAQVAQLAEQAADFDSALAELLSVLQRIAVAQTVPEAVDDSYGDREVVMELATTLSPEDVQLAYQIALIGRRDLPLSPDPRGGLEMVLLRMLAFRPDTGDVPAHSPVPAAQPATRPAGPPRAAPSASPAAAAAADVPA
- a CDS encoding TonB-dependent receptor encodes the protein MYFPFSYRRALLSTLIAASVHGAAGADDAPLPTISVTAPSLVESPAPSASLLQAEELNHLVPASSDTASLLRNVPGLNLQGSGGVSSLPVIHGLADDRLRIKVDGMDLISACGNHMNPPLSYIDPSNVNAVTVFAGITPVSVGGDSIGGTILVDSADPEFAQAGAGLLHKGTIGAFYRSNGNAHGGDLAATIASEKLSVRYTASTAKADNYTAGDDFKPAGPAAAGRGWLDGDEVGSSMYKSTNQSLAVALRQANHLVELKVGLQDIPYQGWPNQRMDMTGNDSTQTNLRYEGQYDWGGLEARAYHENTRHKMQFYDDKLFWYGPNNVPNSDGVPCVTLSGGANGCAAGMPMDTEGKNSGVLVKAAIPLSARDLLRVGGEVQRYRLNDWWDASGKGMWPETFWNIRDGERDRLAVFGEWEAQWNPQWLTQVGVRHETVDMNAGDVQGYSPMYSPTDAAAFNAADRDITDHNLDATALARFTLDATRTFEVGYARKTRSPNLYERYTWSTHGMSMRMINWAGDGNGYVGNLDLDPEIAHTVSATFDWHDAARQDWGLQVTPYYTYVDDYIDAQRCSGAATGVCTAANLTATDAFVYLQFVNQSAKLYGIDVSGHFPLAKGTRFGSFTASGVLNYVQGENKTTGDNLYNIMPLNARLAVVQRQGGWTNSAEVELVEAKTDVSATRNEVETSAYGLLHLRSSYEWKQVRLDIGVENVFDRFYNHPLGGAYLGQGKTMSGNDIPWGVTVPGMGRSIYTGVNFKF
- a CDS encoding DUF2189 domain-containing protein, which produces MLPTPKPTARHFARGDLALALRHGWTTFRALPGVSLALGAIAVVVGVAVLLCVYGVGLSAMALPFAAGFMLLGPILLAGFFRLAEVHADGRRPGLRDALAGFRGAPAGLWVVALLCAFLFMIWITDAGILYSFMIGTFDTTRQPLWLSQLQADRVAFTLWSSLMGSVLAFFAFALSAFSVPLLHQRRTTLIHAVYSSVCVVLRNFPAAIAWGLLLTGVIVVSILLLPLLMVTLPVMAYASFALYQRVFPGHDAGAC